Within the Catenulispora sp. GP43 genome, the region ACCGCCCCGGCCGCCCGGCCCCCGCTGCGGCGAGCCCGGCCATTCGCGCTGCCGCCCCGGCCGGGTCCTCGCCGGCTGCCGCTGTGCCGACTGTCTCCGTGCCGACTGTCTCTGCGCCGCTCACAGCGATCCCTGTTCGCCGAGCCGCTGCTCCTTGAGCCACCCCAGAATCAGGTCCAGCACCCGATCCGGTGCCTCCACCAGCACCGAATGCTCCAGCCCCGGCAGCACCACCGCCTCGTAGCGCGGCATCAGCGCCCGCAGATACCCCACCTGGTCCGCCAGGTCGCTTTTCGACCCGTACAGCGCCAGCGTGGGGCAGGCGATGGCGGCGATGTCGGCCGGGGCCAGCACCGCTCCCTGGGGCAGGTCCTTCTCCAAGGTGCTGGCCGCCAGCAGCCGTGCGGCGCGTTTGGCGCGGCGGGCCAGGTCGCGGCCGTAGCGTGCGGTGATCCAGGCGGTGGCTTCGAACGTGCCCAGCCGGGTGGCTGCCTTGTGCAGGTTGCCGGCCATCTTGACCGACCAGGCCGGGGTCGCCGGTTCGGATTCGATGGCGGTGATGCCGGTGACGCGGTGCGGGTGGCGGGCGGCCAGGCCGTAGGCGACGGTGCCGCCGAAGGAGTTCCCGAGCAGGCACGCCTGCCGGATACCCAGGGCGTCCAGCAGCCCGGCCAGGTCCTCGACGAAGTCGTCCAGCCGGTATCCGGACGGCGGCTGTTCGGTTTTGCCGTGTCCACGCAGGTCGTACAGCACGACCCGGAATCCGGCGTCGCGCAGCGCGGCGGCGATGGTGAAGTAGTAGCTGGCGAGGCTGTCGATGAGGATGCCGTGGACACACACGATGGTCGGCGGGTCTTCGGCGCCTTCCCGCGGCAGCAGCACCTCGTGGTTCTGGCGGATCCCGTTGGCGATGGTGGCGGGCATCGCGGTCAGTTCACTTCGGCCGCGGCCAGCGCCGCGGTGACGTAGTCGACGAGTTGCCCGACGGTCAGGTCGATGATCTCCTCCAGGCCGAGGTCGGCGATGAACTCGGCGAGGTTGACGCGTTCGCCGTACCGTTCGGCGAGATTGCCGGCCAGCGCGACCAGGTCGATGCTTTCCAGCTCCAGGTCGTCGTGGAAGCGGCTGTCGGGGGCGATGAGGATGTCGTCGAGGCCGTACTCGTCCAGGATCGCCGCGAGCATGGCGGCGATTTCGGCGAACACCGTGGGCGCGCCGGTGTGCGGGGTCTGGGTGCTCACGGGTAGCTCTCCTTTTAAGGGTTGTCGGTGACGGCAACGATGTAGGTCCTGGCGGGAAGGTCGTCGGGGTTGGCCAGCTGGTACAGGCGCACCGGGAAACGGCGCGCGTCGCCGCGGACGGTGACGACGGCGCCGGTGGCGGTGCACTCGGCGACGGTGAAGCGCCGCGGGTCGCCGGCCAGGCCGGTGCCCAGGGCTTTGCCGACGGCTTCTTTGGCGGTCCACAGCCGCGCGAACCACACATCGGCGCCGCCGTCGCCGCCACCATCGGCGCCGCTGTCGGCGAGTCGGTGCAGCATCGTCTTCTCCGCCTCCGACAGCGCGAAGTCCACGGTCGCCTCATCACGCGGCACGACCTGCTCCACATCGATCCCGACCAGCACATCACCGCCAGTGCCTGTGCCTGTGCCGGGGCGGGCGATGGCGACGCCGACGTCGCCGGTGTGCGCCACCGACACCGCCAGCGGCGGCAGCACCGTGCCGTGCATGCCGGCGACAAACGGCCGCCCGGCGTCGTCGTTGCCGACGCTGATCTGCGCCGGGAACACCTTCGGCGGCGCCCCGGCGTCCCACATCGCGCGCCGGACGGCGTCTTTCACGGC harbors:
- a CDS encoding alpha/beta fold hydrolase codes for the protein MPATIANGIRQNHEVLLPREGAEDPPTIVCVHGILIDSLASYYFTIAAALRDAGFRVVLYDLRGHGKTEQPPSGYRLDDFVEDLAGLLDALGIRQACLLGNSFGGTVAYGLAARHPHRVTGITAIESEPATPAWSVKMAGNLHKAATRLGTFEATAWITARYGRDLARRAKRAARLLAASTLEKDLPQGAVLAPADIAAIACPTLALYGSKSDLADQVGYLRALMPRYEAVVLPGLEHSVLVEAPDRVLDLILGWLKEQRLGEQGSL
- a CDS encoding acyl carrier protein yields the protein MSTQTPHTGAPTVFAEIAAMLAAILDEYGLDDILIAPDSRFHDDLELESIDLVALAGNLAERYGERVNLAEFIADLGLEEIIDLTVGQLVDYVTAALAAAEVN